Proteins from a single region of Flavobacterium sp. YJ01:
- a CDS encoding MBL fold metallo-hydrolase, producing the protein MKIEQIYTGCLAQGAYYITSNDEAAIIDPLRETQPYLDRLERDGVKLKYIFETHFHADFVSGHVDLSKETGAPIVYGPNAACEFDCISAKDGQEFKLGKVTIKVLHTPGHTMESTTFLLIDENGKDHAIFSGDTLFIGDVGRPDLAQKAAGMTQDQLAGILFHSLRDKIMTLADDVIVYPAHGAGSACGKNMSKETVSTIGNQKATNYALRADMTEEEFIKEVTDGLLPPPAYFSMNVAMNKQGYESFETVLHNGMKAINVTEFEAVAEETGALILDTRSAADFSKAFIPQSINIGINGDFAPWVGTLIANVKQPIILVTTVGMEEETVTRLSRVGFDTIIGHLEGGFEAWQKAGFETDSVNRITAEQFANEVDIQKDKIIDIRKETEYEAEHIEDAYSKPLAYINDWVKDINPNEHFYLHCAGGYRSMIAASILQARGFRNFSEVEGGFGAISKTNIPKSDFVCQSKVLK; encoded by the coding sequence ATGAAAATAGAGCAAATTTACACCGGATGCCTTGCGCAAGGTGCATACTATATTACCTCAAATGACGAAGCGGCCATTATAGATCCGCTTAGAGAAACGCAACCTTACTTAGATCGTTTAGAACGTGACGGAGTAAAGTTGAAATATATTTTTGAAACGCACTTTCACGCTGATTTCGTTTCTGGACACGTCGATTTAAGCAAAGAAACGGGAGCGCCAATAGTTTACGGACCAAATGCGGCTTGCGAATTTGACTGCATTTCTGCAAAAGACGGACAAGAATTTAAACTTGGAAAAGTAACGATTAAAGTTTTGCATACTCCAGGACATACTATGGAAAGCACTACTTTTTTACTAATTGACGAAAACGGAAAAGATCACGCAATTTTCTCTGGAGACACTTTATTTATTGGAGATGTCGGTCGTCCAGATTTAGCTCAAAAAGCAGCGGGAATGACACAAGATCAATTGGCTGGAATTTTATTTCACTCTTTAAGAGATAAAATCATGACTTTGGCTGATGATGTAATCGTTTATCCTGCTCACGGTGCAGGAAGTGCTTGTGGAAAAAACATGAGCAAAGAAACCGTTTCTACAATTGGAAACCAGAAAGCTACCAATTATGCACTTCGCGCAGATATGACCGAAGAAGAATTCATTAAAGAGGTTACCGATGGATTATTACCTCCTCCAGCCTATTTCAGCATGAATGTTGCCATGAACAAACAAGGTTACGAAAGCTTCGAAACTGTTTTACACAACGGAATGAAAGCCATAAATGTTACCGAATTTGAAGCTGTTGCAGAAGAAACTGGGGCTTTGATTTTAGATACAAGAAGTGCTGCTGATTTTAGCAAAGCATTTATTCCGCAATCTATTAATATTGGCATTAATGGCGATTTTGCTCCTTGGGTTGGAACTTTAATTGCTAATGTAAAGCAACCAATCATTTTGGTTACTACCGTTGGTATGGAAGAAGAAACTGTAACTCGTTTAAGTCGAGTTGGTTTTGACACCATTATCGGACATTTAGAAGGCGGTTTTGAAGCTTGGCAAAAAGCAGGTTTCGAAACTGATTCTGTTAACCGAATTACAGCCGAGCAATTTGCTAATGAAGTAGATATTCAAAAAGACAAAATAATCGACATTCGTAAAGAAACCGAATACGAGGCAGAACATATAGAAGATGCTTACAGCAAACCTTTGGCTTATATTAATGACTGGGTAAAAGACATTAATCCGAATGAGCATTTTTATCTGCATTGCGCTGGCGGTTACAGAAGTATGATTGCTGCTTCTATCCTTCAAGCAAGAGGTTTCAGAAATTTCTCTGAAGTTGAAGGCGGTTTTGGAGCGATTTCAAAAACAAATATCCCAAAATCAGATTTTGTTTGTCAAAGTAAAGTATTAAAATAA
- a CDS encoding HD domain-containing protein, which translates to MNTKDLLDQIAFIKEIDKVKYIQRKTKLFNSDRCENDAEHSWHLALMAIVLAEHSNEPIDVLKVVKMVLIHDIVEIDAGDVFIYDTVKSHDNTDEERLAANRIFGLLPKNQADELISIWEEFEAGETNEAKFARSMDRLEPLLQNTSNNGGTWKEFGVNYDKVYEKKSVIKNGSTSLWSYAEGLINESVEKGILKK; encoded by the coding sequence ATGAACACGAAAGACTTATTAGATCAAATTGCTTTTATAAAAGAAATTGATAAGGTAAAATACATTCAGCGCAAAACGAAATTGTTTAACAGCGACCGATGCGAAAATGACGCAGAACACAGCTGGCATTTGGCATTAATGGCGATTGTTTTGGCAGAACATTCAAACGAACCGATTGATGTTTTGAAAGTTGTAAAAATGGTTTTGATTCATGATATCGTAGAAATTGATGCAGGCGATGTTTTTATTTATGATACTGTAAAAAGCCATGACAATACGGATGAAGAGCGATTGGCAGCAAACAGAATTTTCGGTCTTTTGCCTAAAAATCAAGCGGATGAATTAATTTCAATTTGGGAAGAATTTGAAGCTGGAGAAACCAACGAAGCCAAATTTGCCAGATCGATGGACAGATTAGAGCCTTTGTTACAAAATACTTCTAACAACGGCGGAACTTGGAAAGAATTTGGAGTGAATTACGATAAGGTATACGAAAAGAAAAGTGTCATTAAAAATGGTTCAACTTCTTTATGGAGTTATGCCGAAGGTTTGATTAATGAGAGTGTTGAAAAGGGGATTTTGAAGAAATAA
- a CDS encoding cytochrome ubiquinol oxidase subunit I yields the protein MEEMLFYDRMQFAFTITFHYLFPQLTMGLSLIIVYFKWKFLKTKDETYNHATHFWMKIFALNFAMGVVTGIPMEFQFGTNWAKFSELTGGIIGQTLAMEGMFSFFLESSFLGIFLFGEKLLGHKWHFVTGLLIMIGSWASGFLIIATHSWMQNPVGYEILENGKFVLTNFQALFLNPWLWPSYLHNQAASLVTSSFVVAGIGAFYILSKKNVSFGKLFLKTGVIFGLISSVVVAVPTGDLAAKNVVKYQPVTFAAMEGIFHTEKKGSEIVLIGQPDVKDKKLDNKIAVPNILSFLTYGNWDQEIKGLDQFEEDLHPTNISGLYYAYHIMVGLGTVFIGLMALSLFQLIRGKLFETKWLLWSLMFMMPFPYIANTTGWYTAELGRQPWLVYNLLRTSAGASPTVSSGNTLFTLLGFIGLYLLLGMLFLLLVGKIINKGPHNVELSTEKI from the coding sequence ATGGAAGAAATGCTCTTTTATGATCGAATGCAATTCGCCTTCACCATTACTTTTCATTATCTTTTTCCACAACTTACAATGGGGCTTTCGCTGATCATTGTTTATTTTAAATGGAAATTTCTCAAAACTAAAGACGAAACATACAATCACGCCACCCATTTTTGGATGAAGATCTTCGCTCTCAATTTTGCAATGGGAGTTGTAACCGGAATTCCGATGGAGTTTCAATTCGGAACCAATTGGGCAAAGTTCTCTGAATTAACTGGCGGAATCATTGGGCAGACGCTCGCCATGGAAGGAATGTTTTCTTTCTTTCTCGAATCGTCTTTCTTAGGAATATTTTTGTTTGGAGAAAAACTTCTTGGTCATAAATGGCATTTTGTAACCGGATTGTTAATTATGATTGGTTCTTGGGCCAGCGGATTTTTAATCATTGCAACACATTCATGGATGCAGAATCCTGTTGGTTATGAAATCTTAGAAAACGGAAAATTTGTACTGACTAATTTTCAAGCTTTATTTTTAAATCCGTGGCTTTGGCCTTCATATCTGCATAATCAAGCAGCTTCTTTGGTAACAAGTTCTTTTGTCGTTGCCGGAATTGGAGCTTTTTATATTTTAAGCAAAAAGAATGTTTCTTTTGGAAAATTGTTTCTTAAGACAGGCGTAATTTTCGGATTGATTTCAAGTGTTGTAGTTGCCGTTCCAACGGGAGATTTAGCAGCTAAAAACGTTGTGAAATATCAGCCAGTGACTTTTGCTGCAATGGAAGGGATTTTTCATACCGAAAAGAAAGGTTCAGAGATTGTCTTAATCGGTCAGCCCGACGTAAAAGACAAAAAACTAGATAATAAAATCGCTGTTCCAAATATTCTAAGTTTCTTGACTTACGGAAACTGGGATCAGGAAATAAAAGGTTTAGATCAGTTTGAAGAAGATCTTCATCCGACTAATATTTCAGGATTGTATTATGCCTATCATATTATGGTCGGACTTGGAACCGTTTTTATTGGCTTAATGGCGCTTTCTCTTTTTCAACTAATTAGAGGGAAATTATTCGAAACAAAATGGCTTTTATGGTCATTAATGTTCATGATGCCATTTCCGTATATTGCCAACACAACGGGCTGGTACACGGCAGAATTAGGAAGACAGCCTTGGTTGGTTTATAATTTATTAAGAACTTCTGCTGGAGCTTCGCCAACAGTTTCTTCAGGAAATACCTTATTTACATTGTTAGGTTTTATTGGTTTATACCTTTTACTGGGAATGTTGTTTTTACTTTTAGTTGGAAAAATTATCAATAAAGGACCGCACAATGTGGAACTTTCAACAGAAAAAATATAA